The segment GGCAACTGGGACGCTCTGGCAACGATTCTCAGCGCATCTCCAGAGGTCTTAAACCACAATACTGAAACGATTCCTCGGCTTTATCGTCGGGTGCGTCCGCAAGGGGATTATGCGCGATCGCTAGAACTCCTGCAAAAAGTTCAAGAACTCAATCCCCACGTTTATACGAAATCGGGAATTATGGTTGGGCTTGGCGAAACCGATGAAGAAGTGCGCGAAACGATGCGAGATTTGAGAGCATCGAACTGCGATATTTTAACAATCGGGCAATATCTCCAACCGACTCAGAAGCATTTAGACGTAAAAGACTTCGTGACTCCAGAGCAATTCGATGCTTGGCGAGAATATGGCGAGTCGATTGGCTTCTTACAAGTTGTTTCGACTCCGTTGACTCGTAGCTCGTATCACGCAGAGCAAGTTCGTGCATTGATGGAACAATATCCGCGATGAAGATTGCTGTGATTGGAGCGGGGGCTTGGGGGTCAACGCTGGCAGGATTAGTCCGCGAGAATGGGCATGACGTGTCGATTTGGTCGCGTCGGAGTGAGCGATCGCTCAATGACACGATCGCGAATGCTGAACTGGTCATCTCTGCTGTGTCGATGAAAGGGGTGCGTTCTGTAATTGAACAGATCTCTACTCCGATTCCCGCAATTGTGACCGCTACAAAGGGGCTAGATTCACAATCAGGTAGCGATCAGGCTTTGCCATTGTTACCGTCCCAGGTTTGGCAATCTGCATTTGCAAAGAGCGCGATCGCAGTTTTATCAGGCCCAAATTTATCGAAAGAAATTCAGCAAGGTTTACCCGCTGCGAGTGTGGTTGCAAGCCAGGATCAAACGCTTGCAGATCAGGTGCAACGAGCATTTTCATCGAGTCGATTTCGGGTCTATACCAACTCTGATCCGTTAGGTGTTGAACTGGGTGGCACGTTGAAGAATGTGATTGCGATCGCAGTCGGTGCCTGTGATGGTCTGCAACTGGGCACAAATGCAAAATCAGCCTTGGTTACACGCGGATTGGCTGAAATGATTCGTTTGGGGACAACTTGGGGCGCGAAATCAGAAACGTTTTACGGATTGTCAGGATTAGGGGATTTGCTGGCGACTTGTAGCAGTGCGTTGAGCCGCAATTATCAAGTAGGGTTTGGGCTGGCTCAAGGGCGATCGCTTGATGAAATTCTCACAAATTTGGAAGGGACAGCCGAGGGAATTAATACCTCTCAGGTCTTAGTCAGATTGGCAACAGAGCAAGGAATTTCGATGCCGATTTCGACCCAAGTCGATCGTTTACTGCGAGGAGAAATTACGCCTCAACTGGCAGTGAATGAACTGATGCAGCGTGATAGTAAACCCGAGGGGTAAGAAAATTATTTAGGAACCTCGACCATCTGTGCGATCGGTGTTTGTAAGCGGGTGAAGTGCTTGGGATTAAGCGAGCGTTTGCTCTGAGTCAGCTTCCTCAAAACTTTGAGCGATCAGCGCATTGAAATCGATGTGATCAAGGGGGGCAGTATCAAAGACTAACATGCCTTCTTTCTCCCTAAGTCCTGTTTGAGAAGTTGAAGAAGATGGCTGAAGACGATTCGTTTCCTCAGTAGTGAGAGTCTGGATAATAAACTGCTCTGGAAAAATGCTCTGACTTTCAGCCATCTGTTCGATCGCGTGTAGAAGTTTTGGTGAGAGCTGCATCTAAACATCAGAGTCGAGGTACCCTCCTATTTTAGAAGAACTTTCCCGTTTCACCTACTGTCAAGATGTTTCAAAAATGTCCAATCAACACTTTTAGTCAGGGTGCAATAGGCTTTATGGGTAGACAAGGGCAGTACCGAAGAGATCAGAATTGCCCTGAGAATAGGCAAGGTCAGTGACGACTATGCAACGGGCGACAGCCAGATGACTTCTAACATATTGTCGCACTGACCTCGCTTCCTAGTCCTCAATGAACGAATCCTCAGGGACAGATTTTTATGTCTGCCATAATACTTTCGCCTGAAGACTGGGATTGAAACCAAGTTCATGATGACACATTCCTTCGGAGGTGGACTCAGATGACTGACATGCCTTATGTGGCTTTGATTGGTTTAGATTGGGCAGACCAAAAGCACGATGTGTGTTTGTATGATTGTGCGGCTCAAACTCAAGAACATTGCGTGATTGGCGCTCGACCAGAAGCGATTGAAGCCTGGGCAATGCAATTGCGGGTGCGCTATGGAGGACAACCGATTGCTGTTTGCCTGGAACAGAAACGAGGACCGTTGATCTATGCATTGTGTAAGTACGAGTTCCTTGTCCTCTATCCCGTCAATCCTCAAACCGTCTCTAAGTATCGTCAAGTCTTTACTCCGAGTCGTGCAAAGGATGATCCGACGGATGCAGCACTGCAGGTTGAACTTCTTCGGAAACACCGGGATAAACTGACGGTTTGGCAACCTGCCAGCCCAATGCTCAGAAAACTGCAAGCACTCGTCGAATGGCGACGCACGCTGATTGAAGATATTGGACGCACGACCAATCGTCTCGTCGATGTGCTCAAAGGATACTTTCCTCAAGCGATTGACTGTTTCGAGCATCGCGATACGATGGTGTTCTGTGACTTTCTCACACAATGGTCAACTTTGAGTGCGGTGCAGCAAGTCAGCGATGAACAGTTGCAGCAGTTTTTCTGTGAGCATCATTCTCGCTACAAAGACTGCAATGCTCGTCGAATTGAGTGTTTACGCAACGGTATTCCACTCACGCAAGATTCGGCGATCGTCGAATCGTCTCAACTCATGGTGCAAGCCTTGGTCAGCCAACTTCGTAGCTTGCTCACATCGGTGCGTCAGTTTGAAGCCCAAATAGATCGCGAATTCAATCAACTGCCTGATGCTGCGATCTTTGCGGCGCTCCCTCATGCTGGAACTAACCTCGCGCCACGATTGCTGCTGGCGTTTGGAGAAGATCGCACTCGTTATCAAACTGCCCAAGACTTGTTGCAGTATGCAGGCATTGCTCCGGTAACCGAACGCAGTGGGAAAAAGTGTTGGATACATTTGGGCGTTGGGGAGCACCGAGATTCTTACGCCAAACCTTTCATTGGAGTGGGCGAATGAATCGACGCAAAGCGTCCCTCTGGGCAAAGGCATTCTATCAAGCTCAGAAACAAGCTGGAAAGACGCATCAAGCTGCAATTCGAGCACTGGCGTTTAAGTGGATTCGGATTCTATTTCGTTGCTGGCAAGACCGAGTTCCGTATGATGAAGCCAAGTACCTCCTGGCATTGCACCAAAAAGGGTCACCCTTAGCACAGCAAATTCTTTCACAAGCATGAACGCGACATTTGTCATGGTGTGAATGTAGGAATGAAACTCAATGTAATTTAGATTTTCGATTCTAAACTTACCGAAGTTATCAGATTGAGAATCGATAGAATTGTGATGTCTAGAATGAATCTAACAATGATGGTAGAAGCACTTTTTCACATTCTTACTTGACTTAGAGAAGCTCAGGGAATATGTTATAAGCACTATACTAAACAGCCTTCAGAATTCTTAAAGTCAGATTATACAAACTGTCACAACCCTATCGTTCTCCCAATCATCTTTACTCAGCTCCAACACTAAATAATCGTCATCTATCTGCCCATCAAGTGTGCTAATCAATCGATAATGACCGATTTCCCTGCCGTTGGACGCTAAAAGTTTGAGGCGCGTATCAACATATATTAAGTCCCAGTCGGAACGTTGAAAGACAAGTGTGTGCGAGAAGAACTGCTTTTCTAAATCTTGGGGAATCCATCCATCTATTTCCCCACCATTGTTAGTGAACCAACAGTCACAACTTGCCATTGCTTGCTCGACTAGCTTATGGCGCAATGTCAGATCTAGTAGATATTCAACAACTTCCTTCTGAGTAATTGACAATCGCTATGGCTCCCATGCTTAACAAAGATTCAAATTAGATAACGGTTTCTTCAATAAGTACAGCTTAATAGCATCACAGATATGTTTTTAAACGCCCTCAATAATTAGGTCAAGCTATACGACGAACCAGACCACCTGCGGGCAGTGTCTAGTTCAGGGAGCCTTTGCTCAATGGGTCGACGGGATCGTATAGGGTCGCCGATCGTGCGGCTCGCGAGCACCTGCCCCGTACCGAGTCGCCCCGGTCGTGCCCTTTCAACCCGCCGTTGAGCTTCACGGCCGCGCCCCATTAAGCGGCCTGGTCGGGACAGTATCCTCGCAACAATTCAAGAGGGAGAAATTACGCCTCAATTGGCAGTCAATGAACTGATGCAGCGTAACAGCAAGCCGGAGCAGTAGATCGTAGGGGGCGGATGAACGATTCGCCCCCTACGATCGCGCTCAAGACTGCAAACATCGAATCGCTTCTAACAGGCCTCGTGCTTTGTTTAGAGTTTCCTGATATTCGCTTTCCGGGACAGAATCTGCGACGAGTCCGGCTCCAGCTTGCACACTCACGGTATGTTTGCCGTTGCCTTGCTCGCGAACAACCATTGTCCGAATCGCGATCGCGCTATTCAATTGCCCTTCAAAGTCATAGTAACCATACGCTCCAGAGTAAACTCCCCGCCGACAAGGTTCTAACTCATGAATAATTTCCATCGCTCGAATCTTCGGCGCACCGCTCACCGTTCCGGCAGGAAATCCAGCTTTGAGTAAATCCCAGGCGGATTTATCGGGTGAAAGCTGTCCAATCACATTACTGACAATGTGCATGACATGAGAGTAGCGCTCAATCACCATCAGTTCGTCAACTTTGACAGTGCCATTGATGCAAACCCGCCCTAAGTCATTGCGTCCTAAATCAACTAACATCACATGCTCAGCCACTTCTTTTGGATCAGCGAGTAAATCCTGTTCCAAGGCAACGTCTTCTGCATGAGTTTTGCCGCGTTTGCGAGTTCCTGCGATCGGGCGAACAGTAGCAATTCTGGGTTCAGTTGGATCGCTTGCTTGTTCTGCTTTCACTAGGACTTCTGGGCTGGAGCCAATGATCTGCCAATCGCCAAAGTTGAAATACGCCATGTAAGGCGAAGGATTAATCAATCTCAACGATCGATACAATGCAAACGGATCGCCTTCAAATTCTGAAGAAAGCCGTTGAGAAATCACAACCTGGAAGATGTCACCCGCTTTGATATAGTTTTTCGCGGTCTCTACGCTGGCACAGTACTGTTCTTTCGTCGTGTTACTCGTCCAATTCACCGAAGTATCATTCTTTGGTGTCCAAGACAGGAGGCGATCTTCCTCGGAAAAGGGAGCTTTGAGTTTATCGACGAGTTGAGAAACGCGATCACACGCTTGTTGATAAGCTGCCTTTAAATCTGTATTTGGATCACGCAAGTCGGCATAAGCGATCGCCCAAATTTTCCGCTTCACTTGATCAAAAATCAACACTTGATCGATCTGCATCCATAACCCATCGGGCAAATCGTCTTCTGTCGCCTGATAAATCGGGACACGTGGCTCAATCCAATTGATCAGTTCATATCCCCAGAACCCAAACAGTCCGCCGATTCCAGGCGGTAATTCTGGCACTTTTACCGGATGATAAGGCGCTAAACATTCAGACAATGTCGTAAATGGATCGCCCTCAAAAACTTGCTGAGTGCCATCTCGATGCGTTTGGGTTGTGCGATCGCCTTTCGCTTCTAAAATCCACAACGGATCGCATCCTAAAAAGCTATATCGCCCGATTGTTTCTCCGCCTTCCACCGATTCGAGCAAAAAGCTATAAGGCTGTCCGGCACAGACGCGATACCACGCGGAGACAGGTGTATCTAAATCTGCGACCCATTCTTGATAAACCGGGACAAAATTACCTTGTTTTGCAAGTTCGGCAAACTGAGAAAAATCAGGAGAAATCATAGAATCACGTTTGAGCTTGGCTTTAAAGAATACAAGCTTAATTAGCAGTTTGGTATGCCAGAAACAACAAGAGGAGCCAAACTTCAACCGAAACGGCTAAACTTTGGCTCCTAAAAGCACAACCAATAAAATTGAAATTAAGGATCGTAAGGGAGACGACCGCTAAACTTCAATTTTGCAGGTTCGGGGTTAGAACCGATGTTGCGCGGCACGCTATTCACGGCTACGCGACCTTCGTTCACCTTCTCAGGGAAAACACCATCTGCGGGATGCAAATACTGAATTTCGCCGTTGGGGAAGACACGGTAGATCTTGTAGTTGGTGATCTTAAACTTCGTGCGAAGTTGTCCACCGAGTGCAAGACAGTGTTCCTTGCGAGCTAAATACAGCAAGTTGTCACCTTGACGCATTTTGGCTGCACCACACATGGGCATTTCAAAGACTTGCTCTTTGGGGCTGCTCCATGTGATGGCATATTTCTCTTCTACTAAGGCTTTGGTAAGCAGTCCGCCTGTGCTGCCTCCGAACAAAGGTGCTTGTCCAGTAAGAGTTTCTGACATAGGTCTCGCTCTAAACGTTTTTGGCATCGTATCATCGGCTGTTTACAGGTTTAACGATTCCGTAACAGTTGTTAATAGGCGCTATTCCACGGTCTGTTCAGTCGGGTCGATTGATTAATTTTCTTAACAAAATAGGAAGTTTTTCTAGTGAATGGGCGTGTTGCTCAGCTTTAGATTCGGAGTTGGGTAAGCCGGAGAATAACCCGCCGATCAATCTCTCGATCGAGACGTTCTTTTCCGCTGTGCCGTTCTCTTTGTCTCGCCTGTAGCAACGATTGGAATCGTAAAGTGGAACTCACTGCCTAAATCTTTGCCGCTCGACTCTGCCCAAATCTTTCCGCCCCAATTCGTAATAATTTGGCGACAAATCGCAAGTCCAAGCCCTGTTCCGCCTGTCGTTCGACGGAGCGCGCCTTCCTCTTGGTAAAAGCGATCGAACACGGTTTCTAGGCGGTTTTCCTCGATTCCGCGTCCTGTATCGGAAATCATTACCTCCAGCATCGTGTCTCCGCTGCGCTGTGCTCGAATCGTCACTCTGCCAGTAGCGTCAGTGAATTTACAAGCATTATCCAGCAGTTTGGTTAAGACTTCGACGAGCCATTCGCCATCGACTTGTACCAGAGGCAATTCCGTTGAAAGCTGTGTGACAATTTGCGGCAAATTCGTAGTCATACGGCGAGTTTGCAGACTACTCAGCGCTAAATCGACGCATTCCCACAGAGGTAAGGGTTCAAATCGCCATTCGACTCGACCGCTTTCTAGGCGAGACAACGTGAGAAAATCCTGAATCAGCTTTCGCATCCGCTCTCCATCCACGAGAGCAGAATTCAGCATGACTTGCCGCAAGTCGGGGGACATGTCAGGTTCACTCGCTAGGCTTTCTAGACAGACTTGAATCGTTGAAAGTGGAGTCCGAAGCTCGTGTCCAGTAATCGCGATCAAATTGCTGCGCGTGCGATCGAGTGCCTCTAACTGCTGATTGAGATCTTCTAAATTCGCAAACGATTCGGCTTGAATCAGGGCAACCCCGATTTGAGTCGCGATCGCTTCTACCATTTCGACTTCATCGCGCTCTAAAACATGCGGTGTTGCACCCCAATAATGCAATTCCACCATGCCGAGCACTTGGTTTTGATGCAGAACCGGAACCATTAACCATGATCGAATATTCCAATCGAGCGTTAATGCCTGCAAGGTACGATCGCCATCCTTGATCATGGAGAATCGCGGATCGGTTTGCGTATCTTCAATAAAGACGGCTTCCTGGCGCTGAGCAACTTCTTCAAACAGAGGATTGCCTTGTAATGTCCAGACATGCCCTACTAAAGACGGCATGGATTCTGTGAGATATTCGTGACTTAAAGTGGCAGATAAATCAGTCGATTTGCACCGATAAATCAAACAGCGCTCTGCACCGAGAACTTTGCCGAGTTCTTCTGCCGCAACATTCAGAATTTCAGTTGGATTGAGCGATCGTCGAACTGCTGACGTGATCGAATTGACTAAGCGCTCTTTGCGTTCTTTTTCAGCGATCGAGCGATAGGCTTTCGCTAATTTGTACTGTCCTGCTTGTAAATAAGTCACTAAGCGATCGGCAAACGGAGCTGGATCGACTTGATTTAACTTAGAAACCATGCCTGTTGCCATCTGATCTAGCACAGGCGCAATCTTGGTTTGCAATTCAGGACGATATTGGAGAATGCGGTGCAGCAAAATCTCAGCGGCTTTGAGGACAATATCGCGATCGAATGTCCAAATGCCTTCAAATCGCCGCGATTGATCGACATGCAGCGGTGGAGCAGATTGATTCTCCGTCGTTAAATCCCGTTCTCGGCAAATCAAACACGATGCGTATTGTTCGCTCATGACGACTAAATGCCATTCTTGGCTGAGTCCATCCTCTGGCTCAAACGCGATCGTTTCATAATGCTCTGAGCGATTGGTGAAATCTGTCTCAGGAGCGGCAAGCACATAAACTTGATCCGTGCGGCTTGCAATTCTCAAATATCGATGCGCTTCTTGACGATAGAACCGTTCGCGCTGGAAACTCGCAATCACCAGTGGGCGATCGTGACCTGCTAAAACTTGGTCTTCCATGGCATGGGACAATGCCGTTAAGGAAGACTTGAAATAGATTTGAGGTCGCACCTGGGGAAGCGCATTCAGTAAGGCTTCCAGGACAGAATCAGTAAGAATCATCGATAATAATTAACCCGCCAACTGTGTAATTTTTTGTGCAATTTCCAGTTAGGTCGAGAAGCTGAGGTCGTTGAGGGTTCAGCCGACGACCCAGACCCATATAGGACTATATTCTCAGCCATTGTAAAGGTTGAGCGGGATCGATGACTGAATCATGTTTTGTTTCTTAACTCATGCTTGAATTAGTAAAACTACCGCATGGGATGCGATCGCTTGTTCGTTCCCGACTGCATCCATCTTTTCATTCGTGGTTGCTTTCACACCGACTTGATCAGGCGCGAGGTTTAAAGCATTGGCAAGACGCGATCGCATCGCTTCAATATGCGGCTTCAATTTCGGACGCTCTGCCACGATCACCGAATCAATGTTACTAATTTGCCAACCTTGATCTTGAATGAGTCGATGAACTTGTTCTAACAGCACAATGCTATCGGCTCCTGCCCATTTCGGATCAGTCGGCGGGAAATAATGACCAATATCTCCCAAGCTCAAAGCCCCTAGCATGGCATCCATAATGGCGTGAGTCAGCACATCTGCATCACTGTGACCGAGCAATCCGGTTTCATGTGCGATCTGGATGCCACCTAAGATTAAGTCTCGTCCGCTAACTAAGCGATGAATATCGTATCCGTTGCCAATGCGAAGCTTCATGAGAGTGTGAAATTAACGATCGATCACAATTTTTACAATATCGCAGTTTAGGCATTGGATTTGGGTTCCGATGATGCAGGTGCAAAAGTTACACCGTGCTGAACCTGAAAATCAAAACGCCCGAAGCATTGAGAATCTCAGGTGTTAGGCGACACACTCTGCTAATCGTCGATCGCTTCTCCCCCAACCACGACATCTCGAATTCTTAGACTCGGCCCGCCACATC is part of the Leptolyngbya boryana PCC 6306 genome and harbors:
- a CDS encoding DICT sensory domain-containing protein; this encodes MILTDSVLEALLNALPQVRPQIYFKSSLTALSHAMEDQVLAGHDRPLVIASFQRERFYRQEAHRYLRIASRTDQVYVLAAPETDFTNRSEHYETIAFEPEDGLSQEWHLVVMSEQYASCLICRERDLTTENQSAPPLHVDQSRRFEGIWTFDRDIVLKAAEILLHRILQYRPELQTKIAPVLDQMATGMVSKLNQVDPAPFADRLVTYLQAGQYKLAKAYRSIAEKERKERLVNSITSAVRRSLNPTEILNVAAEELGKVLGAERCLIYRCKSTDLSATLSHEYLTESMPSLVGHVWTLQGNPLFEEVAQRQEAVFIEDTQTDPRFSMIKDGDRTLQALTLDWNIRSWLMVPVLHQNQVLGMVELHYWGATPHVLERDEVEMVEAIATQIGVALIQAESFANLEDLNQQLEALDRTRSNLIAITGHELRTPLSTIQVCLESLASEPDMSPDLRQVMLNSALVDGERMRKLIQDFLTLSRLESGRVEWRFEPLPLWECVDLALSSLQTRRMTTNLPQIVTQLSTELPLVQVDGEWLVEVLTKLLDNACKFTDATGRVTIRAQRSGDTMLEVMISDTGRGIEENRLETVFDRFYQEEGALRRTTGGTGLGLAICRQIITNWGGKIWAESSGKDLGSEFHFTIPIVATGETKRTAQRKRTSRSRD
- the trpE gene encoding anthranilate synthase component I; translated protein: MISPDFSQFAELAKQGNFVPVYQEWVADLDTPVSAWYRVCAGQPYSFLLESVEGGETIGRYSFLGCDPLWILEAKGDRTTQTHRDGTQQVFEGDPFTTLSECLAPYHPVKVPELPPGIGGLFGFWGYELINWIEPRVPIYQATEDDLPDGLWMQIDQVLIFDQVKRKIWAIAYADLRDPNTDLKAAYQQACDRVSQLVDKLKAPFSEEDRLLSWTPKNDTSVNWTSNTTKEQYCASVETAKNYIKAGDIFQVVISQRLSSEFEGDPFALYRSLRLINPSPYMAYFNFGDWQIIGSSPEVLVKAEQASDPTEPRIATVRPIAGTRKRGKTHAEDVALEQDLLADPKEVAEHVMLVDLGRNDLGRVCINGTVKVDELMVIERYSHVMHIVSNVIGQLSPDKSAWDLLKAGFPAGTVSGAPKIRAMEIIHELEPCRRGVYSGAYGYYDFEGQLNSAIAIRTMVVREQGNGKHTVSVQAGAGLVADSVPESEYQETLNKARGLLEAIRCLQS
- a CDS encoding IS110 family transposase; protein product: MTDMPYVALIGLDWADQKHDVCLYDCAAQTQEHCVIGARPEAIEAWAMQLRVRYGGQPIAVCLEQKRGPLIYALCKYEFLVLYPVNPQTVSKYRQVFTPSRAKDDPTDAALQVELLRKHRDKLTVWQPASPMLRKLQALVEWRRTLIEDIGRTTNRLVDVLKGYFPQAIDCFEHRDTMVFCDFLTQWSTLSAVQQVSDEQLQQFFCEHHSRYKDCNARRIECLRNGIPLTQDSAIVESSQLMVQALVSQLRSLLTSVRQFEAQIDREFNQLPDAAIFAALPHAGTNLAPRLLLAFGEDRTRYQTAQDLLQYAGIAPVTERSGKKCWIHLGVGEHRDSYAKPFIGVGE
- the ispF gene encoding 2-C-methyl-D-erythritol 2,4-cyclodiphosphate synthase gives rise to the protein MKLRIGNGYDIHRLVSGRDLILGGIQIAHETGLLGHSDADVLTHAIMDAMLGALSLGDIGHYFPPTDPKWAGADSIVLLEQVHRLIQDQGWQISNIDSVIVAERPKLKPHIEAMRSRLANALNLAPDQVGVKATTNEKMDAVGNEQAIASHAVVLLIQA
- a CDS encoding NAD(P)H-dependent glycerol-3-phosphate dehydrogenase → MKIAVIGAGAWGSTLAGLVRENGHDVSIWSRRSERSLNDTIANAELVISAVSMKGVRSVIEQISTPIPAIVTATKGLDSQSGSDQALPLLPSQVWQSAFAKSAIAVLSGPNLSKEIQQGLPAASVVASQDQTLADQVQRAFSSSRFRVYTNSDPLGVELGGTLKNVIAIAVGACDGLQLGTNAKSALVTRGLAEMIRLGTTWGAKSETFYGLSGLGDLLATCSSALSRNYQVGFGLAQGRSLDEILTNLEGTAEGINTSQVLVRLATEQGISMPISTQVDRLLRGEITPQLAVNELMQRDSKPEG
- the lipA gene encoding lipoyl synthase; the encoded protein is MAHRVKNVVVKPEWLRVKAPQWERVGSVKEILRDLELNTVCEEASCPNIGECFNAGTATFLIMGPACTRACPYCDIDFEKKPKALDPTEPTRLAEAVRRMNLNHVVITSVNRDDLPDGGASQFVRCIEGIRAVSPKTTIELLIPDLCGNWDALATILSASPEVLNHNTETIPRLYRRVRPQGDYARSLELLQKVQELNPHVYTKSGIMVGLGETDEEVRETMRDLRASNCDILTIGQYLQPTQKHLDVKDFVTPEQFDAWREYGESIGFLQVVSTPLTRSSYHAEQVRALMEQYPR
- the psaD gene encoding photosystem I reaction center subunit II PsaD yields the protein MSETLTGQAPLFGGSTGGLLTKALVEEKYAITWSSPKEQVFEMPMCGAAKMRQGDNLLYLARKEHCLALGGQLRTKFKITNYKIYRVFPNGEIQYLHPADGVFPEKVNEGRVAVNSVPRNIGSNPEPAKLKFSGRLPYDP